The Candidatus Omnitrophota bacterium genomic sequence TACGGCGAAGGATATATCAGGATGGCATTGACCGTATCCAAAGAAAGGATCCAGGAGGCAACCCAACGTCTAAGAAAAATCCTATAGTTGGTTCTTTGAGTTACTTGAGTTCATTGAGTTGTTTGAGTTAGAAACTCAATAACTCTATAAACTCAACAAACTCTATAAACTAAATAAATGGTAGTTTGTTTTCTGGGGGTAGGTTCTAATTTAGGAAACAGAAGGAAAAATATCGAGAAGGCATTGGATTATTTGGTAAAGACCAAGGGTATAAAAATAGAAAAAATCTCGCGGATTTATGAAACCGAACCTGTGGGCGCAGTCCCTCAGGGAAAATTCTTGAACGCTGCCCTAAAAATCAGGACTTCGCTTGCACCTCTGCCGCTTCTTAAAACCCTTAAAAAAATAGAAAAGGCCTTAGGCCGCAAGAAGGGTATCCGTTTTGGCCCGCGCCCCATAGATTTAGATATCCTGCTTTACGCAGACAAGGCGATAAAGACAAAGGAACTTATGATCCCGCATCCTGAGATGTTCAGGAGGGAATTTGTCCTGAAACCCTTAAGAGACCTGTTATGAAAGTTATCCGCAGCCTAAAACAAATGTCTGCTTTTTCCCGCAGCGTGCATCTTAAGAAGCAGACTATTGGTTTTGTGCCGACGATGGGCGCATTGCACGCCGGGCACCTTAGCCTTATCAGGGCAGCGCGCCGGGAAAACCATAAAGCCGTGGTAAGCGTATTCGTCAATCCCATTCAATTCGCACCCCAAGAAGACTACAAAAAATATCCCAGAGACTTTAAGCTCGATGCCCGCTTATGCAGTAAGGAAGGCGCGGATGTCATATTTTATCCTGATAGCCGCCGGATGTATCCTGATAATTACAAGACCTATGTAGTTGTTCGGGATTTAAGTGATTGCCTATGCGGAAAATCCCGGCCGGGGCATTTTAAAGGCGTGGCTACGGTTGTGGCTAAGCTTTTGAATATAGTTAACCCCGATATCGCCTATTTCGGCCAAAAGGATGCCCAGCAAGCGTTCATTATAAAAAAGATGGCCCAGGATTTAAATATGCCGGTTAAAATTAAGATTATGCCTACGGTACGCGATAAGGACGGCTTGGCCTTAAGTTCGCGGAATATTTATCTTAGTAGAAGCGAAAGAAGAGATGCCGTAATTTTATCTCAAGCGCTGAATTTAGCTAAAGAAATGGTGAGGCAAGGCAAAAAAAAATCTACGCAGATTATCGGCAGGATGAGGCGGTTAATCAGCGCAAAAAAGAGTGTTTCTATCCAGTATATCTCTATCGTAGATTTAGAAAATTTAAGGCCTTTAGATAAAATAAAGGATAAGGCATTGATTGCGCTGGCGGTATATATAGGAAAGACAAGGTTGATAGATAATATTATCGTAAATCGTAATTTACAATTTAGATAAAAATTACGAGTTACCAATTACGAATTACCGATTACGGATTTTAGCATGGCTAAATTATTGAAGATTGGGATAGCAGGTTGTGGCGCCATCGGTTCTTCTTTGGCTGCATCCATATTATCTGATTTCTCCGACAGGGCAGAATTAGCGAGCTTATATGACGTTGATATAGAAAAGGCTTATAGTTTATCGAGTAAACTTGGCAAGAAATTAGCCGCCCTGAACTTGGAAGATTTAATAAATAGGGTAGATTTAGTTATTGAGGCTACCAAAGCGGACTCTAGTTTCGATATCGCCAGAAAGACAATTTCGGCAGGGCGCGATATCATGGTGATGAGCGTCGGCGGCATAATTAAACAGTATGAAGAGTTAAGGCTATTGGCCAAAGAAAAGAACGCGCGCATATTCATACCTTCCGGAGCGATATGCGGCATAGACGGCCTTAAGGCAGCAGCCTGCGGAAAAATAAATAAAGTTACCTTAACTACCAAAAAACCTCCTAAGGCATTTTTAGGCGTTCCTTATGTGGTTAAAAAACAGATACGCCTGGATAATATTGATAAAGATACGGTTATCTTTGAAGGCAGCGCCTCCTCTGCTATAAAGAATTTTCCTCAGAACATAAACGTGGCGGCGACTCTAAGCCTGGCAGGCATAGGAGCAGATAATACCCTGGTGCGTATCGTAGCTTCTCCTCATCTTGAAAAGAATGTGCATGAAGTAGAAATAGAATCAGAGGCAGGCAGGATCACTACCCGTACGGAAAATCTGATTCATCCTGATAATCCTAAGACAAGTTATCTGGCAGTGCTTTCAGCAGTAGCGACCTTAAAACAGATTTTAGAGCCGATTAAAATTGGAACTTAATAGATAAGTTAGTGTCAAGGTGCCAAGTATCAATGTGTCAAAGGAAAAGCAATAAAAGATTTTATACTTTGATACTCTGACACTATGATACTTTGATACATAATCGAAACGAAAGGGGGTGAACAAGGTATGGCACAGAAATTAGTGAAAGTAGGAGTAAAGAGACAGAAGGGTTACCTCTATTATATTGACAAGCACGGCGATGTTTCCTGCGCTAAGATGGCTAGAGGTACGAAAAAGGGAGGCAGCCCCAAGAAAGTAGCAAAATGCGGCATCAAGAGGAAAGAGGGCTACCTTTATTTTGTTGATAAACAAGGCGATGTTTCTTGCGCCAAGATGAAAAGAGGCGGCAAGAAAAAGAAAAAAAGATAAGTATCAAGGCAAAGAAGCCCCTGTAAAATGGTCTCATCTCTAATTTACAGGGGCTTTCTTTTTTGGTATAATCTTACTTCTATGGAAGACGCTATTATTATCAAAGGCGCTAAAGAGCACAACCTTAAAAATATAAACCTAAGATTACCCCGGAATAAACTTATCGTTATTACGGGCCTCTCCGGTTCGGGTAAATCCAGCCTGGCCTTTGATACTATTTATGCCGAGGGCCAGAGGCGTTACGTAGAGAGCCTCTCCAGCTATGCCCGCCAGTTTTTAGAGCAACTGCAGAAACCCGACGTAGAATATATCGAAGGATTATCCCCTGCCATAGCTATTGAACAGAGGACTGCCGGAGGCAATCCCCGTTCTACCGTAGGGACCCAGACTGAAATCTACGACTATTTGAGGATCCTTTTTGCGCGTATCGGTAAGGTCTTGTGTTATCAGTGCGGACAACCCATAGAGAGGCAGAGCGCACAGGAGATAGTAGAGAGAGTTATGGCCTCATCACAGGGTTCTGATATCCAGATATTGGCGCCGTTAGTCAGAGGCAGAAAAGGAGAATATAAAGACATATTTGCCCAGATTCAGAAAGCCGGTTTTGTCAGGGCGCGGGTAGACGGCGAAATTTACGATTTACCTCAAAAGATTAAACTCAAGAAATACAATATCCATAATATCGAAGTAGTGGTAGACAGGCTTATCATCAAACCCGAAGTAAAAAACAGGCTCACCGATTCCATAGAAACAGCGCTTAAGGTAGGTAAAGGCATTGCGATAGTTAGTCAGTTAGCTAGTCCGCCGGTTGGCCGGTTGAACCGACAAACCGGCGAACCGACAAACCGGCAAACTGATATAGTTTTTAGCGAACAATATGCCTGTACCAAATGCGGCATCAGTTATCCTGAGGTTGAGCCGCGGATGTTTTCTTTTAATTCACCCTATGGCGCCTGCCCTGCCTGCCATGGCTTAGGCACTAAGTTAGAATTTGACCCGGATTTAATCATCCCTGATAGGAATAAATCCATAAACGAAGGCGCCATCGAGGCCTGGAAGAGGGGCGGCAGGGGCTATATTCTTTATTACCGCTGGCTCATCCGAGAACTTTCATTTACAATGGGTTTTGATTTGGATACGCCGTTTAAGAAATTAGGCAAGCATGTGCAGAAGGCCATACTTTACGGGGCTGATATAAATGCCGGCGGAAAACCTTTTGAGGGGGTAATCCCTAACCTGGAAAGATTATTCCATCAGACCGAAAGCGATTACCTGAAAGAAGAGATATCTAAGTTTATGTCTAGCCTCCCCTGTCCGGTTTGCCGGGGCGCAAGGTTAAAAAAAGAAAGCCTGGCCGTTACGATTAGCGGCAAGAATATCTGGGAAGTCACGGCGATGTCCATTAAAGAAGCGCGCCAATTTTTTGGAACGTTGGAATTGACACAAAGGCAGAAGATAATCGCGCATCAGGCTTTAAAAGAGATAATCCGGAAATTGCAATTCTGTATTGATGTGGGTTTAGAATATATCACTTTAGACAGAAAGAGCGCCACTCTCTCCGGCGGCGAAGCGCAGCGTATCCGTTTGGCTACGCAGGTAGGCTCGGCCTTAGTAGGTGTATTATATATATTGGATGAGCCCAGTATCGGCCTGCACCAGAGGGATAACGCCAGATTAATTTCTACCCTGAAGACCTTAAGGGACCTGGGTAATACCCTGATTATCGTAGAACACGATGAAGCTACGATACTGGCAGCTGACTATATTGTAGATTTAGGCCCGGGCGCAGGCAGGCACGGCGGAGAAATAGTTTTCTCAGGGGACAGGGAGGATTTATTAAAACGTTCAGATTCTCTTACTGCAAAATATCTTAGAGGTGAACTCAGGGCGTGTAAAATTATACAGAGGAGGCCCTGGCAGAAAAGGAAGTTCTTGGAGATTAAGGGTGCCAGGGAGCACAACCTGAAAAATATAGATGTAAAATTCCCCTTAGGTGTCTTTATCTGCGTTACGGGGGTATCCGGTTCGGGTAAGTCTACTCTCATCGATGAGATATTGTATCGCAGCCTCGCACAAAAATTATATAAATCCAGGGAAAAACCCGGGCTGCATCAGAAGATTACGGGCGTAGAATACGTTGACAAGGTTATTGTCGTTGATCAGTCTCCTATCGGCAGGACCCCGCGCTCAAATCCGGCCACCTATGCCGGAGTCTTTAGCCATATCCGGGATATATTCAGCAGGCTCCCCGAAGCGCGCATTAAGGGGTATAAACCGGGCAGGTTTTCTTTTAATGTTAAAGGCGGCCGTTGCGAGGCCTGCGCAGGAGACGGCATAAAAAAGATTGAGATGCATTTTCTCCCCGATGTCTATGTAAAATGCGATGTCTGTAAAGGCAGGCGTTTTAATGAGGCGACCCTGGGGGTGAAATATAAGGGTAAATCTATTGCCGAAGTCTTGGATATGACCGTGGAGGAGGCGCTGGATTTATTCGCCAATATCCCAAAGATAAAGGGCATCTTGAGCTATCTTTTTGAAGTGGGCTTAGGTTATATACAACTTGGCCAGAGCGCAACCACTTTATCGGGCGGTGAAGCGCAGCGGGTTAAACTTGCCTCAGAACTTAGCAAGCGTTCGACAGGCAAAACCCTTTATCTTTTGGATGAGCCTACTACCGGATTACACTTTGCTGACGTAGAAAAACTTCTTTCTGTCCTGCAGAGATTAGTGGATAAAGGCAACACTATTTGCGTGATTGAGCATAATCTGGAGGTAATAAAGTGCGCTGATTACATCATTGACTTGGGCCCTGAAGGCGGAGAAAAAGGAGGCGAGGTCGTAGCCAGCGGCAGCCCCGAGGAATTGCTTAATAACCACAAGTCATACACGGCGCAATTTTTGAGAAAAGTATTGAAGAAAGAATAAAGAAGTGATATAGTTTTAATCATGAATAAACTCAAAAATCAATTTTTTAAATCTCTTAGAATTCTTTTACCTTTTCTTTTTATTTTCGCTTACAGCTTACAGCTTACAGCTTACAGCTTACATGCCCAGGATTCCTCCAAGGAAGAAGAGGCGCTCTTTGTCGCCGAGAAGGCCTTTGAAGACGGCTTCTATGACGTAGCCTTGGGGCTCTTTGAGCGTTTCTTAAAGAATTACCCTGCTTCTTCCAGGGCAGCAGAAGCGAACCTTTTAATCGGGCAGTGCTATTATCACCAGAATAGGTTCTTAGATGCCCTAGCCAAGTTTGAAGGGCTCCTTACTTGGCCTCCCGCGCAGAATATCAAGGACGAAGTCCTCTATTGGATCGCCGAAGTGCATTTTAAAGGCAATAATTTTACCAAGGCAGGCCAGTATTACAGGATGATAATTGAGGGTTACCCGAAATCTTCTTATTCCGTTTATGCCTATTATTCCTTAGGCTGGTGTTTGTTCCAGGAATCCGATTTTACCGAGGCCGTGAAATACTTTAAAATCACACAGGAGAAATTCCCCAAGGAGCCTCAGGCGCAGGATTCCGCGTTTAAAATAGCGGAGTGCCTCTATAATCTGAAGGATTACACCGGCACCAAAGACAGGCTGCAATCTTATATGAAGGCCTACCCTAAGGATAGCGCGCGCACCGCTTATATTTATTTTTATCTGGCCGAAGCAGATTATTATTTGAACAATTTCAGTGAGGCCATTGATGAATATTCCAAGGCCATAGCCAATACTAATGACGAAAGAATACAGGCGCTCTCTAAGTTAGGCATAGGCTGGGCCTACCTGAAATCAAAAAAATATAAGGAAGCCCAGGATACGTTTTCAGGCATCGTACCCGATAAACTGGAGAAAAAGGGGCAGGATATCCTGTTATTAGGCAAAGCGCTTTTATCCGCAGAGACTAAGAGATTTACCCAGGCCAAAGATACGTATGATGAATTATTAAAGGTATCTTCTGACCCGCTTATTTTAATTCAGGGTTATCTGGGCAAGGCTGAAACGCTTTATAATATTTCCGAATATAAAGAGGCAATAGGCGTATACGAAGAGGCATTAGACAAGATATCGGCATCCATACCCCAGGAGAGCATTGACAAGCTGCATTACGGCCTGGCCTGGGCATTTTTAAAAGAGGGGGAATTCAAAGAAGCAATAGACGAATTCCAGAAGATTGCCAGGCACACTGAAGATAAGATGATTAAGGTAGCCGCGCTCTGCCAGATAGGCGATGCCTACCAGGACTCGGGAGAATACGTCAAGGCAATTGAGGCATACGATACCATATTAAAGGATTATCCGGATACGTTATATAACGATTACGTGCAATATCAGTTAGGCAACAGTTTACTGAAGACCTATAATTACGACGGAGCGATCATGGCTTTCCAGAGCCTGAAAAACAATTTCCCTAATTCGAAATTATCCGATGAGGCAGCTTATGCCTTGGGGATAACTTATTTTCAAAAACAGGACTATAACTCCAGCAAGGAAATCTTCGAAAATTTTAAGGATGAATTTAAAGAGAGCGCCTTAAGGCCCCAAGGCATGTATCTTTTAGGGAGCAGCCTCTATAATTTAGGTGAATTTGCGCAGGCTATCGAGGTCTTTAAAGATATCATCAGGAACTACAACCAGGATACGGAGTCAGTCCAGAAGGCCGAATACGAGATAGCCGATTGCTACTACCAGCTTGGGAATGAAAAAGAGGCCATGGACAGGTTTAAGGTATTGCGCTCCAAATATCCCGATTCCCGGCTCACCCCGGAAGTGATGTGGTGGCTGGGGGAGTACTATTACAGGCATGATGACCTGGGCCTGGCGCGCCGGTATTTCTCCTCGCTAATACAGGACTTTCCCAAGAGTAATTTAATCCCCGATGCCTACTATATTTTAGGTTCTACTTACGCAGAGGAAGGCAAGTATGAAGAAGCCATAGCAAATTTCAAGAAGGCAGCAGAATTAGGTAAATCCGACCTCACCGGCACATCCGGTATTGCCATAGCGGATATATATGCCAAACAAGGCAAAACCGATTTGGCCCTGAAGATGTATAAGGACGTAGCCAGGGAATACGCTAATCTCGCAACTTTGATTTATCCGAAGATCGCAGGCCTCTACCGTAAGTCAGGTAATTATAATGAAGCAATAAATTTTTATAACCAGAGCCTGGATGTAGTCCCGGCGAGAGAAATGGCGGATATCCAATTTAAGATAGCAGAGACTAAAGAGGCGCAGGGTGAATACAGCGAGGCTATCGAAGAGTACTTGAAAGTTACCTACCTTTATGCGGAAAATAACAACTTAGCGGTAAAATCGCTTCTAAGGATAGCCGCGATTTATGAAGATAAAGAGAATTTTAAAGAAGCGGTTAATATTTACAAAAGAATCCGGGCCATGGATGTAGAAGAGGCAAAATACGCCCAAGAGAGGATGGACTGGATAAAGGCGCACGCAAAATAATTGTGTCAAAGTGTCAGTGTATCAAAGTGTCAAAGAAGAAACTTTGATACTTGATACCTTGATACTTTGATACAACCATCGCTATATTAAGGAGGTAGATATGGATTTGTACAAGATGGGTTTGTGGGAGGTGTTTTCAGCGGGAGGCCCGGTGATGTGGCCGATACTCTTATGTTCCATTTTTGCTTTAGCCATAATCCTGGAGAAGGCCTGGCACCTGCATAAAATAAAAATAGATACCCAGGAATTTTTAAGCAGTATTTTAGAAAAGATGAAACACCACCAGGTCAAGGAGGCCTTGGAGATATGCGATAATACCAAAAGCCCCATTGCGCATATACTAAAGGCGGGGATTTTAAAATATGACCGCTCCCGGCCTCAGATTAAAGAAGCTATAGAAGATGCGTCTTTGTACGAGATCCCCCGTTTGGAGAAGAATCTTTCTATGCTGGCTACTATAGCGCATATCTCCCCGCTTCTGGGCCTTTTAGGGACAGTCACGGGAATGGTGCGTTGTTTTCAGACCATTCAGGCCAAGGCTACGGCCTTTCATCCTGTTTCTCCCGGCGACTTAGCCGGCGGCATCTGGGAGGCGTTGCTTACTACCGTGGCGGGTTTAATCGTAGCCATACCGACGTTCATTGCCTATAATTATCTGGTTAACCGGATAAATAATTTTATCCTGGAGATGGAGAAGGCATCTACGGAGCTGGTTAATTTTCTTACTGAATAAGGAGATTAAATATGCATTTTAGACGCCATATGGAATTAGAGCACGGGCTCAAGCAGATAGATATCGCTCCCTTAATAGATATAGTATTTCAGTTATTGATATTCTTTATGCTCACCTCCAGTTTTGTCATGCAGCCCGGCATAAAGGTAAACCTGCCTAAAGCAGTAACCAGCGAAGCAGTCAAGTACGAGAATACGGAAATAATCATATCCAGCGAAAATATCGTTTACTTAAACGGCAAGGTTGTAAACAGCGCCG encodes the following:
- the panC gene encoding pantoate--beta-alanine ligase; translated protein: MKVIRSLKQMSAFSRSVHLKKQTIGFVPTMGALHAGHLSLIRAARRENHKAVVSVFVNPIQFAPQEDYKKYPRDFKLDARLCSKEGADVIFYPDSRRMYPDNYKTYVVVRDLSDCLCGKSRPGHFKGVATVVAKLLNIVNPDIAYFGQKDAQQAFIIKKMAQDLNMPVKIKIMPTVRDKDGLALSSRNIYLSRSERRDAVILSQALNLAKEMVRQGKKKSTQIIGRMRRLISAKKSVSIQYISIVDLENLRPLDKIKDKALIALAVYIGKTRLIDNIIVNRNLQFR
- a CDS encoding tetratricopeptide repeat protein, producing MNKLKNQFFKSLRILLPFLFIFAYSLQLTAYSLHAQDSSKEEEALFVAEKAFEDGFYDVALGLFERFLKNYPASSRAAEANLLIGQCYYHQNRFLDALAKFEGLLTWPPAQNIKDEVLYWIAEVHFKGNNFTKAGQYYRMIIEGYPKSSYSVYAYYSLGWCLFQESDFTEAVKYFKITQEKFPKEPQAQDSAFKIAECLYNLKDYTGTKDRLQSYMKAYPKDSARTAYIYFYLAEADYYLNNFSEAIDEYSKAIANTNDERIQALSKLGIGWAYLKSKKYKEAQDTFSGIVPDKLEKKGQDILLLGKALLSAETKRFTQAKDTYDELLKVSSDPLILIQGYLGKAETLYNISEYKEAIGVYEEALDKISASIPQESIDKLHYGLAWAFLKEGEFKEAIDEFQKIARHTEDKMIKVAALCQIGDAYQDSGEYVKAIEAYDTILKDYPDTLYNDYVQYQLGNSLLKTYNYDGAIMAFQSLKNNFPNSKLSDEAAYALGITYFQKQDYNSSKEIFENFKDEFKESALRPQGMYLLGSSLYNLGEFAQAIEVFKDIIRNYNQDTESVQKAEYEIADCYYQLGNEKEAMDRFKVLRSKYPDSRLTPEVMWWLGEYYYRHDDLGLARRYFSSLIQDFPKSNLIPDAYYILGSTYAEEGKYEEAIANFKKAAELGKSDLTGTSGIAIADIYAKQGKTDLALKMYKDVAREYANLATLIYPKIAGLYRKSGNYNEAINFYNQSLDVVPAREMADIQFKIAETKEAQGEYSEAIEEYLKVTYLYAENNNLAVKSLLRIAAIYEDKENFKEAVNIYKRIRAMDVEEAKYAQERMDWIKAHAK
- the uvrA gene encoding excinuclease ABC subunit UvrA; translated protein: MEDAIIIKGAKEHNLKNINLRLPRNKLIVITGLSGSGKSSLAFDTIYAEGQRRYVESLSSYARQFLEQLQKPDVEYIEGLSPAIAIEQRTAGGNPRSTVGTQTEIYDYLRILFARIGKVLCYQCGQPIERQSAQEIVERVMASSQGSDIQILAPLVRGRKGEYKDIFAQIQKAGFVRARVDGEIYDLPQKIKLKKYNIHNIEVVVDRLIIKPEVKNRLTDSIETALKVGKGIAIVSQLASPPVGRLNRQTGEPTNRQTDIVFSEQYACTKCGISYPEVEPRMFSFNSPYGACPACHGLGTKLEFDPDLIIPDRNKSINEGAIEAWKRGGRGYILYYRWLIRELSFTMGFDLDTPFKKLGKHVQKAILYGADINAGGKPFEGVIPNLERLFHQTESDYLKEEISKFMSSLPCPVCRGARLKKESLAVTISGKNIWEVTAMSIKEARQFFGTLELTQRQKIIAHQALKEIIRKLQFCIDVGLEYITLDRKSATLSGGEAQRIRLATQVGSALVGVLYILDEPSIGLHQRDNARLISTLKTLRDLGNTLIIVEHDEATILAADYIVDLGPGAGRHGGEIVFSGDREDLLKRSDSLTAKYLRGELRACKIIQRRPWQKRKFLEIKGAREHNLKNIDVKFPLGVFICVTGVSGSGKSTLIDEILYRSLAQKLYKSREKPGLHQKITGVEYVDKVIVVDQSPIGRTPRSNPATYAGVFSHIRDIFSRLPEARIKGYKPGRFSFNVKGGRCEACAGDGIKKIEMHFLPDVYVKCDVCKGRRFNEATLGVKYKGKSIAEVLDMTVEEALDLFANIPKIKGILSYLFEVGLGYIQLGQSATTLSGGEAQRVKLASELSKRSTGKTLYLLDEPTTGLHFADVEKLLSVLQRLVDKGNTICVIEHNLEVIKCADYIIDLGPEGGEKGGEVVASGSPEELLNNHKSYTAQFLRKVLKKE
- a CDS encoding MotA/TolQ/ExbB proton channel family protein, with amino-acid sequence MDLYKMGLWEVFSAGGPVMWPILLCSIFALAIILEKAWHLHKIKIDTQEFLSSILEKMKHHQVKEALEICDNTKSPIAHILKAGILKYDRSRPQIKEAIEDASLYEIPRLEKNLSMLATIAHISPLLGLLGTVTGMVRCFQTIQAKATAFHPVSPGDLAGGIWEALLTTVAGLIVAIPTFIAYNYLVNRINNFILEMEKASTELVNFLTE
- a CDS encoding biopolymer transporter ExbD; the protein is MHFRRHMELEHGLKQIDIAPLIDIVFQLLIFFMLTSSFVMQPGIKVNLPKAVTSEAVKYENTEIIISSENIVYLNGKVVNSAELKTLLKQVAKAKQGIMIKADRRASLGRIVEIWDLCRDLGVAQVNIATNQE
- a CDS encoding aspartate dehydrogenase yields the protein MAKLLKIGIAGCGAIGSSLAASILSDFSDRAELASLYDVDIEKAYSLSSKLGKKLAALNLEDLINRVDLVIEATKADSSFDIARKTISAGRDIMVMSVGGIIKQYEELRLLAKEKNARIFIPSGAICGIDGLKAAACGKINKVTLTTKKPPKAFLGVPYVVKKQIRLDNIDKDTVIFEGSASSAIKNFPQNINVAATLSLAGIGADNTLVRIVASPHLEKNVHEVEIESEAGRITTRTENLIHPDNPKTSYLAVLSAVATLKQILEPIKIGT
- the folK gene encoding 2-amino-4-hydroxy-6-hydroxymethyldihydropteridine diphosphokinase; the encoded protein is MVVCFLGVGSNLGNRRKNIEKALDYLVKTKGIKIEKISRIYETEPVGAVPQGKFLNAALKIRTSLAPLPLLKTLKKIEKALGRKKGIRFGPRPIDLDILLYADKAIKTKELMIPHPEMFRREFVLKPLRDLL